The Nocardioides panzhihuensis genome has a segment encoding these proteins:
- a CDS encoding restriction endonuclease subunit S, with protein MRDLILGESLEALIDHRGKTPAKLGSDFQADGVPVASAILVKNGRLDLSDARFVDSKTYARWMGVPTRAGDVLLTSEAPLGRVARVPSDEPLVLGQRLYGLRGREGILDSGYLYYALQTERVRSDLVGRSTGTTVFGIRQSSLRNIVIPAPSFEEQRSIAEVLGALDDKIAGNERVIASADQLATALMQQALVDRSVPLVEVAAVTMGSSPPGTSYNEDGTGMPFYQGVRDFGVRFPTRRVWTTEPVRTAAERDVLLSVRAPVGRTNVANEQLCLGRGVAGLRPRDGRSATLLHQVRAASSAWAPYEAEGTVFGSINKSQLESIEIPAIDPAAADVLEGQLHALEAQIASALAENVKLAAFRDELLPLLMSGKLRVKDIDATVLA; from the coding sequence ATGCGTGATCTGATCCTCGGTGAGTCGCTTGAAGCCTTGATCGATCACCGCGGGAAGACTCCCGCCAAACTTGGATCTGACTTCCAAGCTGATGGTGTTCCCGTCGCTTCCGCGATTCTGGTTAAGAACGGGCGCCTCGATCTCAGCGACGCAAGATTTGTCGACAGCAAGACCTATGCACGGTGGATGGGGGTGCCGACCCGTGCCGGCGATGTCCTACTCACCTCGGAAGCGCCGTTAGGACGTGTTGCCAGGGTGCCCTCGGATGAGCCGCTGGTCCTCGGTCAGCGCCTATACGGGCTGCGGGGCCGAGAAGGCATACTCGACTCGGGCTATCTCTATTACGCTCTTCAAACCGAACGGGTGCGGTCCGACCTTGTCGGCAGATCGACGGGAACGACAGTCTTCGGGATCCGGCAGTCATCGCTCCGCAACATTGTCATCCCGGCGCCATCGTTTGAGGAGCAGCGCTCCATCGCCGAGGTCCTAGGCGCCCTCGACGACAAGATCGCCGGCAACGAGCGCGTCATCGCGTCCGCTGATCAGCTGGCTACTGCTCTGATGCAGCAGGCGCTGGTCGACCGTTCGGTGCCGTTGGTCGAGGTCGCAGCAGTTACCATGGGCTCGTCGCCACCGGGAACGAGCTATAACGAAGACGGCACGGGGATGCCCTTCTATCAAGGTGTTCGTGACTTCGGCGTGCGGTTCCCGACTCGACGTGTCTGGACGACTGAGCCAGTTCGGACTGCAGCCGAGCGCGATGTGCTGTTGAGCGTCCGTGCTCCTGTAGGTCGCACCAATGTCGCAAACGAGCAACTCTGTTTGGGGCGCGGCGTTGCCGGACTCCGCCCGCGGGACGGTCGCTCAGCCACTCTCCTGCATCAGGTCCGTGCGGCCAGTAGCGCCTGGGCCCCTTACGAGGCCGAGGGCACCGTCTTCGGTTCGATCAATAAGAGTCAGCTCGAGTCGATCGAGATTCCCGCCATCGATCCGGCCGCCGCCGACGTACTTGAGGGCCAACTGCACGCACTCGAAGCACAGATAGCGTCAGCGCTCGCGGAGAACGTCAAACTCGCCGCATTCCGCGACGAACTCCTCCCCCTCCTGATGTCCGGGAAGCTTCGAGTGAAGGACATCGACGCGACAGTGCTGGCCTGA
- a CDS encoding TIGR04255 family protein: MAAFTSLSSPFGSEAIVEVPLPDAPLALTLAQIRFPSLSALADEHAAGDVVSRLKDAYPSFAREHEVGFLLTPDGVTSQQQGETIWRVQSEDGGWKVGFSSGFLSLETTDYSSREDFCERLGEAWRAFVEVVGEPGVQRIGFRYVNRVSERPFLDQLGTMVRPELVGAMFVGANAAPVAQSMAQNLYARSESDQLLARWGILAPGETFLPSVPALDRHSWLLDLDSFRSFEQPTKGVDAVGVARDLGEAAYRFFRWAVTKEFLQHFGGEV; this comes from the coding sequence GTGGCGGCCTTCACTTCTCTCAGCAGCCCATTCGGTTCCGAGGCGATCGTCGAGGTCCCACTGCCGGATGCGCCGCTAGCGTTGACGCTCGCGCAGATCAGGTTTCCGAGCCTGTCCGCGTTGGCGGATGAGCACGCGGCGGGCGACGTCGTGAGTCGGCTGAAGGATGCGTACCCGTCCTTTGCGCGTGAGCACGAGGTCGGTTTCCTGCTGACTCCCGACGGGGTGACCAGCCAGCAGCAGGGCGAAACCATCTGGAGAGTCCAGTCGGAAGACGGGGGGTGGAAAGTTGGGTTCTCCTCTGGATTTCTCAGCCTCGAAACCACGGACTACTCGAGCAGGGAAGACTTCTGCGAACGGTTGGGAGAGGCTTGGCGCGCGTTCGTTGAGGTGGTCGGCGAACCAGGGGTCCAGCGGATCGGCTTTCGCTACGTCAACCGTGTGTCTGAACGGCCGTTTCTTGACCAGCTCGGAACCATGGTGCGCCCCGAGTTGGTAGGAGCAATGTTCGTTGGGGCCAACGCAGCACCGGTCGCGCAGAGCATGGCTCAGAACCTGTATGCCCGCAGCGAGTCTGACCAGTTGCTGGCTCGATGGGGGATCTTGGCTCCTGGAGAGACGTTCCTACCGTCGGTTCCCGCCCTGGACCGGCACTCATGGCTTCTTGATCTGGACTCCTTTCGCTCGTTCGAGCAGCCGACCAAGGGCGTAGATGCAGTCGGGGTGGCCCGCGATCTCGGAGAAGCGGCCTATCGGTTCTTCCGGTGGGCCGTGACCAAGGAGTTTCTGCAGCATTTTGGAGGTGAGGTCTGA
- a CDS encoding antitoxin VbhA family protein yields MTIAYDAAAPLGDSARVAATSASPLARKIAESAIAVAAAVGMTATISVGPASAATEHRRFERSELRGPVERPTPAERGVPAGRSDQETINWIKDRSGLTWEQLAQAFSVSRRAVHMWQSGSRVSAANAEALHWFADLVRSNLRDTAELTRSALLDVGPSGVSAVDMFRTGRERRPRERALAEIEVGQQAAGHTPTAEDMRRAARVLDGELTPEEARVELMKKYRK; encoded by the coding sequence ATGACGATCGCATACGACGCCGCGGCACCGCTCGGCGACAGCGCGCGGGTTGCCGCTACCTCGGCATCTCCTCTCGCCAGAAAGATCGCCGAGTCGGCGATCGCCGTCGCTGCCGCGGTGGGGATGACGGCAACGATCTCGGTGGGTCCCGCCTCAGCGGCAACTGAGCATCGGCGTTTCGAGCGATCCGAGCTTCGCGGACCCGTGGAACGGCCGACGCCGGCGGAGCGTGGGGTGCCAGCTGGTCGCTCGGACCAGGAAACGATCAACTGGATCAAGGATCGGTCCGGACTGACCTGGGAGCAGCTCGCGCAGGCGTTCAGCGTCTCGCGGCGGGCGGTTCACATGTGGCAGAGCGGAAGCAGGGTCAGTGCAGCCAATGCCGAGGCACTGCACTGGTTCGCGGATCTGGTCAGAAGCAACCTGCGTGATACCGCTGAACTGACGAGATCGGCCCTGCTCGATGTAGGCCCGAGCGGCGTCAGCGCGGTCGACATGTTCAGGACGGGGCGCGAGAGGAGGCCGCGGGAGCGTGCTCTCGCGGAGATCGAGGTTGGCCAGCAGGCCGCTGGTCATACACCGACGGCGGAGGACATGCGCCGCGCTGCGCGTGTCCTGGATGGCGAACTCACACCTGAGGAAGCCCGGGTTGAGCTGATGAAGAAGTACCGCAAGTAG
- a CDS encoding Fic/DOC family protein produces MPGDDRYTYPNSGGVLRNLLGITDATELDEATNAFVSVAWADLETQPAPDRIDRAYLHGVHRHLFRDLFSWAGKVRDVDVMAAGTSVVYCPVAEVEQRIDDAFDELVQHDFLQGLDYLDFAAKLARFWTKLTVAHPFRDGNTRSQTFVIARLAEAAGHPIAWERVDHESLRRQRMAAAQGHPEALALFIENRIEGSLW; encoded by the coding sequence ATGCCGGGGGACGATCGCTACACCTATCCCAACTCGGGCGGGGTTCTCCGTAATCTCTTGGGGATCACCGACGCGACAGAGTTGGACGAAGCCACGAACGCGTTCGTCTCCGTTGCCTGGGCGGATCTCGAAACGCAGCCCGCTCCCGATCGGATCGACCGCGCGTATCTGCACGGGGTCCATCGGCATCTCTTCCGGGATCTCTTCTCGTGGGCAGGCAAGGTCAGAGACGTCGACGTGATGGCGGCAGGTACGTCGGTCGTGTACTGCCCGGTTGCCGAAGTCGAGCAGCGTATTGACGACGCCTTCGACGAGCTTGTACAGCATGACTTTCTGCAAGGACTGGACTACCTCGACTTCGCAGCGAAGCTCGCTCGGTTCTGGACCAAGCTCACCGTTGCCCACCCTTTCCGTGATGGGAACACACGGTCGCAGACCTTTGTCATCGCCAGACTCGCGGAAGCTGCCGGCCACCCGATCGCGTGGGAGCGTGTCGATCACGAGAGTTTGCGTCGACAGCGGATGGCCGCCGCGCAAGGCCATCCTGAGGCGCTCGCACTCTTCATCGAGAATCGCATCGAAGGTTCCTTGTGGTAG
- a CDS encoding type I restriction endonuclease subunit R encodes MVSEAEWEQIAVEAFHEQGWEALRGSEVLPGIHDGRKEWSDLVMPDRTLAVMKRLNPVVPADFLAQALAEIVAPKSQDAIAENYRLHRILVDGYRGLTYVDDDGVEQSPTVRLVGHRVADNEFNVVNQVTIRNREKERRFDFVLYLNGLPVGIGELKRAGSQQADLSSAHAQLETYLREFPMAFRFCVLSIVSDGITARYGTPFTPLNHYSPWNVDDDGRPIKPGVDVDDLSIGVELEYLIDGVGNLERFLQLQRDYVAFDEGAGGYAKRIAKPHQYFAVTKAVGSTVTAVESNGKAGVVWHTQGSGKSMEMELYAHAVSQQPKLKNPTIVVVTDRNELDSQLFESFNSSRLLSERPVKVATRAQLRDELTHRMTGGIYFTTLQKFGLSQREKESGLDHPLLSERRNIVVVVDEAHRSHYDDLDGYARHIRDALPQAAFIAFTGTPISFDDRNTEEVFGRVIDTYDLTRAVDDGATVQVYFEPRLIQVKRAGEISEDDLNNAADEATAGLDDVERDRIEKSVAVINAVYGAPARLKTLAADLLAHWEARSTAITPFIESPGKAFVVGGTREICAHLYEEIIALRPDWHADSEAEGVVKVVYSGSASDSGLVGKHVRREAQNKVIQKRLKDAEDPLQIVIVKDMMLTGFDAPPLHTLYLDRPLKGALLMQTLARVNRTFRGKPNGLLVAYAPLADNLSKALAEYTETDQKERPVGRDVDEAAKLANDLVERLDAHCAGFNWRSKLDGQQRAWVKAAVGLTNYLRSPATPGNVVGDGEETLSDSFRKLANQLSRAWALAAGKETLEGLRQTVRFYEEVRVWMGKFDAQERQASGRPVPEEIQRLLSSLVETSTVTGEIVDIYDAAGLPKPSLSELGPEYLAKAQKAENPHLAIEALRDLLTEESSQVTRSNLVRQRAFAERIQELMNRYTNSQLTSAEVIAELIELAHEVAAEANRGQHFSPPLDSDELAFYDAVSSNESAVELQGEDVLAQIARDLVAIMQRDVKTDWTVRDDVRAKLRSSIKRLLVKYKYPPDKQAGAIQLVMDQMESLAPRYAQGEGA; translated from the coding sequence ATGGTCAGCGAAGCGGAGTGGGAGCAGATCGCGGTCGAGGCGTTCCACGAGCAGGGGTGGGAGGCGCTCCGCGGGTCGGAGGTGCTCCCGGGCATCCACGACGGGCGCAAAGAGTGGTCCGATCTGGTGATGCCCGACCGGACGCTGGCGGTTATGAAGCGGCTCAACCCCGTGGTGCCGGCGGACTTCCTTGCCCAGGCGCTTGCCGAGATCGTCGCGCCGAAGTCGCAGGACGCGATCGCGGAGAACTACCGGCTGCACCGGATCCTCGTCGACGGCTACCGCGGGCTGACGTACGTCGATGACGACGGGGTCGAGCAGAGCCCGACGGTCCGGCTGGTAGGTCACCGCGTGGCCGACAACGAGTTCAACGTCGTCAACCAGGTCACCATCCGCAACCGGGAGAAGGAGCGGCGGTTCGACTTCGTGCTCTATCTCAACGGCCTGCCTGTCGGGATCGGGGAGCTCAAGCGGGCCGGGTCGCAGCAGGCGGATCTGTCCAGCGCGCACGCACAGTTGGAGACGTACCTTCGGGAGTTCCCGATGGCTTTCCGGTTCTGTGTCCTCTCGATCGTCAGCGACGGGATCACGGCCAGGTACGGGACCCCGTTCACGCCGCTGAACCACTACTCGCCGTGGAACGTCGACGACGACGGCCGGCCGATCAAGCCGGGAGTCGACGTCGATGACCTCTCGATCGGTGTCGAGCTCGAATACCTGATCGACGGCGTCGGCAACCTCGAGCGGTTCCTTCAGCTCCAGCGCGACTATGTCGCCTTCGACGAAGGCGCTGGTGGCTATGCCAAGAGGATCGCCAAGCCGCACCAGTACTTCGCGGTGACCAAGGCGGTCGGGTCGACCGTCACGGCTGTGGAGAGCAACGGCAAGGCCGGCGTCGTGTGGCACACCCAAGGTTCGGGCAAGTCGATGGAGATGGAGCTCTACGCCCACGCCGTCTCTCAGCAGCCCAAGCTGAAGAACCCGACGATCGTCGTCGTCACCGACCGTAACGAGCTTGACAGCCAGCTCTTCGAGAGCTTCAACAGCAGCCGCCTCCTGAGCGAAAGGCCGGTCAAGGTTGCCACTCGTGCTCAGCTGCGGGACGAGCTCACCCACCGGATGACCGGTGGTATCTACTTCACGACGCTGCAGAAGTTCGGGCTCTCACAACGGGAGAAGGAGTCGGGGCTCGATCACCCGCTGCTGTCCGAGCGACGCAACATCGTCGTCGTGGTCGACGAGGCCCACCGGAGCCATTACGACGACCTCGACGGGTATGCGCGCCACATCCGGGACGCGCTTCCGCAGGCTGCGTTCATCGCCTTCACTGGGACCCCGATCTCGTTCGACGACCGCAACACCGAGGAGGTCTTCGGTCGGGTCATCGACACATACGACCTGACCAGGGCCGTCGACGATGGTGCGACCGTGCAGGTCTACTTCGAGCCTCGCCTGATCCAGGTGAAGCGGGCCGGCGAGATCAGCGAGGACGACCTCAACAATGCCGCCGACGAGGCCACCGCCGGACTCGACGATGTCGAGCGTGACCGGATCGAGAAGTCGGTCGCCGTCATCAACGCGGTCTACGGCGCCCCGGCACGGCTCAAAACGCTCGCCGCGGATCTGCTGGCTCACTGGGAGGCGCGGTCGACCGCGATCACGCCCTTCATCGAGTCGCCCGGCAAGGCGTTCGTCGTCGGTGGGACCCGGGAGATCTGCGCCCACCTCTATGAGGAGATCATCGCGCTGCGCCCCGACTGGCACGCAGACTCCGAAGCCGAGGGAGTGGTGAAGGTCGTGTACTCCGGATCGGCCTCGGACAGCGGCTTGGTCGGCAAGCACGTCCGCCGCGAGGCTCAGAACAAGGTCATCCAGAAGCGTCTCAAGGACGCTGAGGATCCGCTGCAGATCGTCATCGTCAAGGACATGATGCTGACCGGCTTCGACGCACCCCCGCTGCACACCCTGTACCTGGACCGGCCGCTCAAGGGCGCCCTGCTGATGCAGACGCTGGCGCGGGTCAACCGGACCTTCCGGGGTAAGCCGAACGGTCTGCTGGTTGCGTACGCACCGCTTGCCGACAACCTCAGCAAGGCTCTGGCTGAGTACACCGAGACCGACCAGAAGGAGCGCCCTGTCGGGCGGGACGTCGATGAGGCTGCCAAGCTCGCCAACGACCTGGTCGAGCGGCTCGACGCGCACTGCGCAGGGTTCAACTGGCGTTCCAAGCTCGATGGCCAGCAGCGGGCGTGGGTGAAGGCTGCGGTCGGGCTGACGAACTACCTGCGCTCACCTGCGACGCCAGGCAATGTCGTAGGTGACGGGGAAGAGACCCTGTCCGACAGCTTCCGCAAATTGGCCAACCAGCTGTCCCGAGCATGGGCTCTGGCTGCTGGCAAGGAGACGCTGGAGGGACTGCGCCAGACGGTCAGGTTCTACGAAGAGGTCCGCGTCTGGATGGGGAAGTTCGACGCCCAGGAACGGCAGGCATCCGGCCGGCCGGTGCCCGAGGAGATCCAGCGCCTGCTGTCCTCCCTCGTGGAGACCTCGACGGTGACCGGAGAGATCGTCGACATCTACGATGCCGCCGGTCTGCCGAAGCCGTCGCTCAGCGAGCTCGGTCCGGAGTATCTGGCCAAGGCGCAGAAGGCGGAGAACCCGCACCTGGCGATCGAGGCGCTGCGTGACCTGCTCACCGAGGAGTCGAGCCAGGTGACCCGGTCGAACCTGGTACGCCAGCGAGCCTTCGCCGAGCGGATCCAGGAGCTGATGAACCGCTACACCAACTCCCAGCTCACCTCGGCCGAAGTCATCGCCGAGCTGATCGAGCTGGCTCACGAGGTCGCTGCGGAAGCCAACCGCGGGCAGCACTTCTCCCCGCCGCTGGACTCCGACGAGCTCGCCTTCTACGACGCCGTCTCCAGCAACGAGTCGGCTGTGGAACTCCAGGGCGAGGACGTACTGGCCCAGATCGCCCGCGATCTTGTCGCGATCATGCAGCGCGACGTCAAGACCGACTGGACGGTCCGCGACGACGTACGGGCGAAGCTGCGGTCCTCGATCAAGCGGCTGCTGGTGAAGTACAAGTACCCGCCCGACAAGCAGGCGGGCGCCATTCAGCTGGTCATGGACCAGATGGAGTCATTGGCTCCGCGATACGCCCAGGGCGAAGGGGCGTAG
- a CDS encoding DEAD/DEAH box helicase: MRLEELAAGQRVNGITGAGVELVATSWIGGDFLEVTYRDAAGGIGEAFLDRTHESNLALDTGRDDTFGADAGEWKLGVEALRIKHAALIDPMLAVSNSALQPLPHQITAVYGELLPRTPLRYLLADDPGAGKTIMCGLYIKELLLRGELERCLVVAPGSLVDQWQDELWEKFGLKFSVLSREGLQGAVAGTYFDDNPLLIARMDMLKRDEDLQEDLDAIDWDLVVVDEAHRMSAKWGRDGLDRTKRYALGQLLGRRARNFLLMTATPHSGDPEAFRIFLALLDEDRFGGRPTGSTLTPGNDVMRRMLKEDLLTMEGRPLFPPRKAYTVRYRLSSVEQELYDEVGEYVRQGMVSVERIREGDRRRATNLGFALIVLQRRLASSPEAIWRSLQRRRAKLGGLRDELAERGEAFWEQATIRLPGSWSDDPTMEATAEEEAFADEAVERISAAETLGELDVELSQLDRLIPLARRARESGTDQKWLELRGILESAQMTDDSQGHPRKIIVFTEHKDTLSYLRGRITALPGRAEAVVEIHGAMDMRERRRVQHRFTQDPNTTVLLATDAAGEGLNLQAAHLMVNYDLPWNPNRIEQRFGRIHRIGQKETCHLWSLVAEDTREGAVFIRLLEKMEEQAASLGGKVYDVLGETFEGEPLERLLARAVREGEGARRHLERIIDARVGDELPRLLEQRALYREVLLPVDIEGARRRADLGQRTRLQPHLASAWFAESVHVLGGRVQLRADGTAEVLRVPEVVRERARAGTVLNARYGNVRFAPEQEQPATAGGTVLGPGSPLFDALADTVAERYASSSVSGTLLIDPTGRDDSTRLLAAVGHEIVDGRAVSTALSRRFEIVEIDESAAGAAAGLRHLDYRAATDQELTQLLGMRGTAFVDPVSLAMRWAVSHLVAEHTTDVRNSHGAATERRREAINDRLRNLSPSDPVAGRLRHRLERLAEEAQIVSRRPRIHAVALVVPASVFGITPQVDSVASLEVATARTVRDLEEQGLAATSTEVGAVQVDRGGETVWIDVRVGDGAGHRLRMARSDVIQGANLGGRYRLALVDRGDIRYVAAPYGRLRLDKYHQHEFDLVWSSVWRDGSRDLDGKKAL; the protein is encoded by the coding sequence ATGCGACTCGAGGAGCTGGCCGCTGGTCAGCGAGTCAACGGAATCACCGGCGCCGGTGTTGAGCTCGTTGCCACGAGCTGGATCGGCGGCGACTTTCTCGAGGTGACCTATCGAGACGCTGCCGGAGGGATCGGAGAGGCGTTTCTCGACCGCACGCACGAGAGCAATCTCGCGCTGGACACCGGTCGTGACGACACGTTCGGTGCAGATGCCGGTGAGTGGAAGCTTGGCGTAGAGGCGCTTCGTATCAAGCACGCTGCGCTGATCGACCCCATGTTGGCCGTGTCCAACTCGGCCCTCCAGCCGCTGCCACACCAGATCACCGCAGTCTATGGGGAGCTGCTTCCGCGTACTCCGCTTCGCTACCTGCTTGCTGACGACCCTGGGGCAGGCAAGACGATCATGTGTGGGCTCTATATCAAGGAGCTCCTGCTTCGCGGCGAGCTGGAGCGGTGCCTGGTGGTGGCGCCGGGGAGCCTGGTGGACCAGTGGCAGGACGAGCTGTGGGAGAAGTTCGGTCTGAAGTTCTCCGTGCTTTCCCGCGAAGGTTTGCAAGGCGCTGTCGCCGGCACCTACTTCGATGACAACCCCTTGCTCATTGCCCGGATGGACATGCTCAAGCGGGACGAAGACCTCCAGGAGGACCTGGACGCCATCGACTGGGATCTGGTGGTCGTCGACGAGGCACACCGGATGTCTGCGAAGTGGGGCCGAGACGGATTGGACCGAACCAAGAGGTACGCCCTGGGGCAGTTGTTGGGTCGTCGTGCCCGCAACTTCCTGCTCATGACCGCGACGCCGCACTCGGGAGATCCGGAGGCATTCCGGATCTTTCTTGCCCTCCTCGACGAGGACAGATTCGGCGGTAGGCCGACGGGATCGACCTTGACGCCCGGTAACGACGTCATGCGCCGGATGCTGAAGGAGGACCTCCTCACGATGGAGGGCCGTCCGCTCTTCCCTCCGCGAAAGGCCTACACAGTCCGATACCGGCTGTCTTCCGTGGAGCAGGAGCTCTATGACGAGGTCGGCGAGTACGTACGGCAAGGGATGGTCAGTGTCGAGCGGATCCGTGAAGGCGACAGACGACGCGCCACCAACCTGGGCTTCGCACTGATCGTGCTGCAGCGGCGTCTAGCCTCCAGCCCGGAAGCGATCTGGCGTAGCCTGCAGCGTCGTCGCGCCAAGCTGGGTGGGCTGCGTGATGAGCTCGCTGAGCGGGGGGAAGCGTTCTGGGAACAAGCCACGATCAGGCTCCCCGGCTCGTGGTCAGACGATCCGACGATGGAGGCCACAGCAGAGGAAGAGGCCTTCGCTGACGAAGCAGTCGAGCGGATCAGCGCCGCGGAGACACTCGGTGAGCTCGACGTCGAGCTGAGCCAGCTCGACCGTCTGATCCCGTTGGCGCGACGAGCGCGGGAGTCCGGTACCGACCAGAAGTGGCTGGAGCTCCGCGGCATCCTGGAGAGCGCCCAGATGACCGACGACAGTCAAGGGCACCCACGCAAGATCATCGTCTTCACCGAGCACAAGGACACCCTCAGCTACCTGCGTGGTCGGATCACCGCGTTGCCGGGTCGCGCCGAGGCTGTCGTGGAGATTCACGGAGCCATGGACATGCGGGAAAGGCGTCGGGTCCAGCATCGGTTCACTCAGGACCCGAACACGACGGTTCTCTTGGCCACTGACGCTGCCGGCGAGGGACTCAACCTCCAGGCGGCGCACCTGATGGTCAATTACGACCTTCCCTGGAACCCCAACCGGATCGAGCAGCGCTTCGGTCGAATCCATCGGATCGGTCAGAAGGAGACCTGCCATCTGTGGAGCCTAGTGGCCGAAGACACGCGTGAGGGCGCTGTCTTCATCCGGCTTTTGGAGAAGATGGAAGAGCAGGCTGCCTCATTGGGAGGCAAGGTCTATGACGTCCTCGGTGAGACGTTCGAGGGGGAGCCCCTGGAACGGCTTCTCGCCCGGGCAGTCCGCGAAGGTGAGGGCGCGCGGAGGCATCTGGAGAGGATCATCGACGCGCGCGTTGGCGACGAGCTGCCCAGGTTGCTAGAGCAGCGGGCGCTCTACCGAGAAGTGCTATTGCCGGTGGATATCGAGGGTGCGCGCCGACGAGCGGATCTCGGGCAGCGGACACGGCTCCAGCCGCATTTGGCATCCGCGTGGTTCGCCGAGTCGGTCCACGTTCTCGGAGGCCGCGTGCAGCTGCGCGCTGACGGCACAGCAGAGGTGCTCCGAGTCCCGGAGGTCGTCCGGGAGCGCGCACGGGCGGGGACCGTATTGAACGCGCGCTACGGGAATGTGCGCTTCGCCCCCGAGCAGGAACAGCCCGCAACCGCTGGTGGCACTGTGCTGGGCCCGGGGAGCCCGCTCTTCGACGCTCTCGCGGACACGGTGGCAGAGAGGTACGCCAGCTCGTCTGTGTCCGGAACGTTGTTGATCGACCCGACCGGCCGTGACGACAGCACGCGACTGCTGGCCGCCGTCGGCCACGAGATAGTCGACGGTAGAGCGGTCTCCACCGCGCTGTCGCGGCGCTTCGAGATCGTGGAGATCGACGAGTCCGCTGCCGGTGCGGCAGCCGGCCTACGTCATCTCGACTACCGAGCCGCAACGGACCAAGAGCTCACCCAGCTCCTGGGAATGCGTGGCACGGCATTTGTAGATCCGGTGTCGCTCGCCATGCGATGGGCGGTGAGCCACCTTGTGGCGGAGCACACCACCGACGTACGCAACAGCCACGGCGCAGCCACCGAACGCAGGCGTGAGGCGATCAACGACCGGCTCCGCAACCTGTCACCTTCCGACCCGGTCGCTGGCCGTTTGAGGCACCGCCTGGAACGACTCGCCGAGGAGGCACAGATCGTCTCGCGCCGGCCTCGGATCCACGCGGTTGCCCTCGTGGTCCCTGCATCGGTGTTCGGTATCACGCCGCAGGTCGACTCGGTCGCGTCTTTGGAGGTCGCAACGGCACGAACTGTTCGCGACCTCGAGGAGCAGGGCCTGGCGGCGACCTCGACCGAAGTGGGTGCCGTTCAGGTCGATCGTGGAGGCGAGACAGTCTGGATCGACGTGCGCGTGGGCGACGGGGCCGGACACCGACTCCGGATGGCGCGTAGCGATGTCATCCAGGGCGCGAACCTGGGAGGCCGCTATCGACTGGCTCTCGTCGACCGCGGGGACATCCGGTACGTCGCAGCGCCCTATGGCCGATTGCGGCTGGACAAGTATCACCAACACGAGTTCGACCTCGTCTGGTCGAGCGTGTGGCGCGATGGTTCGCGCGACCTTGATGGGAAGAAGGCCCTGTGA